Proteins encoded by one window of Caldisericota bacterium:
- a CDS encoding rhomboid family intramembrane serine protease, whose product MIPLRDTQKISTFPLVTIVIISINVIVFLIMLFQSVTFKDPGLALNNFYLRYGLIPYQITTGNYIVPSLRPAWLTIFSSMFLHGGFTHIIGNLWYFWIFGNNV is encoded by the coding sequence ATGATACCGCTGCGAGATACGCAGAAGATAAGCACATTCCCTTTAGTCACAATTGTAATTATTTCGATTAATGTTATTGTGTTTCTGATAATGCTTTTTCAGTCAGTAACTTTTAAAGATCCTGGTCTGGCACTAAATAATTTTTATTTACGTTATGGACTTATTCCTTATCAAATAACAACGGGCAATTATATTGTGCCGTCACTTCGTCCGGCATGGTTGACTATTTTTTCCTCGATGTTTCTTCACGGTGGTTTTACTCATATCATTGGCAACTTGTGGTATTTTTGGATTTTTGGAAACAATGTA
- a CDS encoding S-methyl-5'-thioadenosine phosphorylase — protein MVKKAEIGVFGGSGFYSFLDDVREIKIETPYGSPSDRISIGKYNDKKIAFLPRHGKLHQYPPHKIPYKANLWAMKSLGVERIIAPTAVGSLQPNVKVGDFVITSQFVDRTSGRDCTFYEGPITVHVSLAEPYCPELREIAVDVMSEMQLPFHPTGTVVVIQGPRFSTKAESEWFTKMGWDIINMTQYPEVLLARELEMCYVNISVVTDYDSGVVASGNVEPVTQEMVVKKFAENNTKLITILKNMIEKIPQEKHCQCGKALTGARVEI, from the coding sequence ATGGTAAAAAAGGCAGAAATAGGAGTATTTGGAGGTTCAGGGTTTTATTCGTTTTTAGATGATGTAAGGGAGATAAAAATTGAAACACCGTATGGTTCTCCATCGGATCGTATCTCAATTGGTAAATACAATGATAAAAAAATTGCTTTTCTACCAAGGCATGGTAAATTACATCAGTATCCTCCACATAAAATTCCGTATAAAGCGAATCTCTGGGCAATGAAATCGTTAGGAGTCGAAAGGATTATTGCACCAACAGCAGTAGGAAGTTTGCAGCCAAATGTGAAAGTAGGTGACTTTGTCATAACCAGTCAATTTGTGGATAGAACTTCTGGAAGAGATTGTACATTTTACGAAGGACCAATTACAGTGCATGTTAGTCTTGCAGAACCTTATTGCCCTGAGCTCCGGGAAATTGCTGTAGATGTGATGAGCGAAATGCAACTGCCTTTTCATCCAACAGGGACAGTTGTAGTTATACAGGGTCCAAGATTTTCGACAAAAGCAGAGAGTGAATGGTTTACGAAAATGGGCTGGGACATTATTAATATGACACAATACCCGGAGGTATTACTTGCCCGCGAGCTTGAAATGTGCTATGTAAACATTTCAGTCGTTACAGATTATGATTCCGGTGTTGTTGCTAGCGGTAATGTTGAACCAGTAACCCAAGAAATGGTGGTTAAAAAATTTGCTGAAAATAATACAAAGCTTATAACTATACTGAAAAATATGATTGAGAAAATCCCGCAAGAAAAGCATTGTCAATGCGGCAAAGCACTTACTGGAGCACGGGTTGAGATATAG
- a CDS encoding thiamine pyrophosphate-dependent enzyme, producing the protein MATLQEIMSKPVGLAPGHRMCAGCGIGSMVRAILAASDKPVIIANATGCLEVVTTIYPYSAWKVPWVHVTFENAAAVASGIETAYKSLRKRGKIDKDVNILAFGGDGGTYDIGFQALSGSLERGHNFMYVVYDNEGYMNTGNQRSAATPYGASTTTVPAGSKSFGKPQWRKNIVEIAAAHRIPYTAQAANHNIIDLYNKAKKGFEADGPAFLAVLQPCTTNWRFDPALTMSYSKLAVETNFWPLYEVENGKVHVNYKPKNRKPIEEFLNGQGRFKHLFKAKNKHVIEKMQMMIDKEWGRLLKLEESGIEL; encoded by the coding sequence ATGGCAACGTTACAAGAAATAATGTCAAAACCTGTTGGACTTGCTCCCGGACATAGGATGTGTGCAGGGTGCGGGATAGGTTCTATGGTAAGAGCAATACTTGCTGCATCAGATAAACCTGTTATTATTGCTAATGCAACAGGGTGTTTAGAAGTTGTTACAACAATTTACCCTTACTCTGCTTGGAAAGTACCGTGGGTACATGTCACGTTTGAGAATGCAGCGGCAGTAGCAAGTGGAATAGAGACAGCGTATAAATCTTTAAGGAAGAGAGGGAAAATTGACAAGGATGTAAACATTCTTGCATTTGGTGGTGATGGCGGGACATATGATATAGGATTTCAGGCTCTTTCCGGATCATTAGAAAGGGGTCATAATTTTATGTATGTCGTATACGACAACGAAGGTTATATGAATACAGGCAACCAGAGGAGTGCTGCAACACCGTATGGAGCAAGTACAACAACAGTTCCAGCTGGTTCGAAAAGCTTTGGCAAACCTCAGTGGCGGAAAAATATTGTAGAAATTGCTGCTGCACATAGAATTCCTTATACTGCTCAGGCAGCAAATCATAATATAATAGATTTATATAACAAGGCAAAGAAAGGTTTTGAAGCAGATGGACCTGCTTTCCTTGCGGTTCTTCAGCCTTGCACCACAAACTGGAGATTTGATCCCGCTCTCACAATGTCTTATTCAAAATTAGCAGTTGAAACAAATTTTTGGCCGTTATATGAAGTGGAAAATGGAAAGGTACATGTTAATTATAAGCCGAAGAATAGAAAACCAATTGAAGAATTTCTTAATGGGCAAGGACGTTTTAAACACCTATTTAAAGCTAAAAATAAACATGTAATAGAGAAGATGCAAATGATGATAGATAAAGAATGGGGCCGGCTTTTAAAACTTGAAGAATCTGGTATTGAACTGTAA
- the porA gene encoding pyruvate ferredoxin oxidoreductase, translating into MSTWKPLSGTQAVAEAMRQINPDVVVAYPITPQTPIVEFFAQYVANGIVDTETIPVESEHSAMSATVGAAAAGARVMCATASQGLALMWEVVAAVPGLRLPIVMPVVNRALSAPINIHCDHSDTMGATTIGWIQIFSENGQEAYENMLLAIRLAEHPDILLPAMVMQDGFITGHGVENVEIFDNDKVKAFVGERNPDRYLLDTEHPYTIGPLALPDYYFEIKRQQEEATRHVKKIYLEIGKELSKITKKEYPYFESYKLEDSDAAIVVLSSTAGTAKDTVDKMRAEGKKVGLLKPKLFRPFPYKEVRTVLKNIPVVGVLDRSMAFGAYAPVYAEIKNALFELEKRPKLQSYVFGLGGKDIFKSDIEKAFNELLSGEVSSEKERYIGLRG; encoded by the coding sequence ATGAGCACTTGGAAGCCATTATCGGGAACACAAGCTGTTGCTGAAGCAATGCGGCAGATTAACCCTGATGTAGTTGTTGCTTACCCTATTACTCCCCAAACTCCAATTGTTGAATTCTTTGCACAATATGTTGCAAATGGTATTGTCGATACAGAAACAATACCTGTAGAATCTGAGCATTCCGCAATGTCAGCAACTGTAGGAGCGGCTGCAGCAGGAGCAAGAGTAATGTGCGCAACAGCATCTCAAGGATTGGCACTAATGTGGGAAGTAGTAGCAGCAGTTCCGGGATTAAGATTACCTATTGTGATGCCTGTTGTAAATAGGGCGTTATCTGCGCCAATTAATATTCATTGCGACCATTCTGATACAATGGGTGCAACAACAATTGGGTGGATACAAATATTTTCTGAAAACGGCCAAGAAGCATACGAAAATATGCTTTTAGCAATTAGACTTGCAGAACACCCCGATATATTGCTTCCTGCGATGGTTATGCAGGATGGTTTTATAACTGGGCATGGCGTAGAAAATGTTGAGATATTTGATAATGACAAGGTAAAAGCATTTGTGGGAGAAAGAAATCCAGACAGATATTTACTTGATACAGAGCATCCATATACAATTGGTCCGCTTGCTTTACCTGATTACTACTTTGAAATTAAAAGACAACAGGAAGAAGCAACGAGGCATGTAAAGAAAATTTACCTGGAGATTGGAAAAGAGCTTTCCAAAATTACTAAAAAAGAATATCCGTATTTTGAATCATACAAATTGGAGGATTCAGATGCAGCGATAGTAGTTCTTTCATCTACAGCGGGTACTGCCAAAGATACTGTAGATAAAATGCGAGCAGAGGGTAAAAAAGTCGGACTACTGAAACCAAAACTATTCAGGCCTTTTCCGTATAAAGAAGTGAGAACAGTGTTGAAAAATATCCCTGTAGTTGGTGTGCTGGATCGCTCAATGGCTTTTGGTGCTTATGCACCTGTTTATGCCGAAATAAAAAATGCCCTCTTTGAACTGGAGAAAAGACCAAAACTTCAAAGCTATGTTTTTGGCCTCGGTGGAAAAGATATATTTAAGAGTGATATAGAAAAAGCATTTAACGAACTACTTTCGGGAGAGGTAAGCTCGGAAAAAGAAAGATACATAGGGTTAAGGGGGTAA
- a CDS encoding 4Fe-4S binding protein, with the protein MEKKGWRELMRGADLPPASSLDYKTGSWRTLRPIWDPNKCTHCMFCVAYCPDMAISVVKSEEGVKGFNGRIYKGIVRLEADLDFCKGCGICAHECPTHAIEMIREEEATSSK; encoded by the coding sequence ATGGAGAAAAAAGGATGGAGAGAACTTATGCGTGGAGCCGACCTTCCACCAGCATCCTCGCTTGATTATAAAACAGGCTCATGGAGAACCTTACGACCTATTTGGGATCCTAATAAATGTACACATTGCATGTTTTGTGTAGCATACTGTCCTGATATGGCAATTTCCGTAGTTAAATCTGAAGAAGGTGTAAAAGGTTTTAATGGAAGAATTTATAAAGGTATTGTAAGACTTGAGGCAGATTTAGATTTCTGTAAAGGTTGTGGGATTTGTGCCCATGAATGCCCTACACATGCGATTGAAATGATTAGAGAAGAAGAAGCCACTTCTTCAAAATAA
- a CDS encoding 2-oxoacid:acceptor oxidoreductase family protein, whose translation MKEIYEVRMHARAGQGAKSGSQLLAESAFKLGKWIQSFPEYGSERRGAPTVSYTRISDKQIRTHEPIVNPDAVLVFDQGIAGSVPVAQGLCEKHGILIVNTTKSVEEIKKITGFNGKIYVLDATGISLKLLSIDAPNVPMLGALIKTTNVVSLETAEDVIREHFLARLGEEKIKKNIEGLRKAWEEVAS comes from the coding sequence GTGAAGGAAATTTATGAGGTAAGAATGCATGCAAGAGCTGGTCAAGGTGCAAAATCTGGGTCTCAACTTCTTGCAGAGTCTGCATTTAAACTTGGAAAATGGATTCAATCGTTTCCTGAGTATGGTTCAGAAAGAAGAGGTGCGCCAACAGTTTCGTACACAAGAATATCTGATAAACAGATTAGAACACATGAACCAATTGTTAATCCTGACGCAGTGCTTGTATTTGACCAGGGTATTGCAGGAAGTGTTCCCGTTGCACAGGGGCTCTGTGAAAAACATGGAATTCTTATTGTAAACACCACGAAATCTGTAGAAGAAATAAAAAAAATTACTGGTTTTAATGGCAAAATCTATGTACTTGATGCAACTGGCATTTCGCTAAAATTGTTGAGTATTGATGCACCAAATGTTCCAATGCTTGGCGCCCTAATCAAAACTACTAATGTTGTATCGCTTGAAACAGCTGAGGATGTAATTAGAGAACATTTTCTTGCAAGGTTAGGAGAGGAGAAGATCAAAAAGAATATAGAAGGTTTGAGAAAAGCATGGGAGGAGGTGGCATCATAA
- a CDS encoding ferredoxin, which produces MAKYKVTTDTEACIGCGVCASICPENWEMNDDGKAAPISAESDADCNKDAAENCPVQCIQVEEIA; this is translated from the coding sequence ATGGCAAAGTATAAAGTTACAACCGACACAGAAGCTTGCATTGGATGTGGTGTATGTGCTTCAATCTGTCCGGAGAATTGGGAAATGAATGATGATGGTAAAGCTGCTCCTATTTCTGCTGAATCCGATGCAGATTGCAACAAAGATGCTGCAGAAAATTGTCCGGTACAGTGCATCCAAGTAGAAGAAATTGCATAA